The stretch of DNA GGCGTCTGCCACTGCTAGATCTGACCGTAGAAACAGTCAAAGCTCTGCCGGTTTGGGATCAGTTTAGATAGCATCGGGCTAGATAAATAGATGGTAGAAGGCGTATCCATACCACCGCGTCCCGGCTACACCCTGCCGGTGTTTGCCTGTGCCGGGGCGATCGCCGCCCTGCGGCACCTGCTCAACCCAGGCGATCGCCCCCACTCATCCATTGGCCAGCGGGCAGGGGACACCAGTGACCCGGCCTTTCTGCGCAATTGGGACTTTCGCTCGGCCTCGGCGGATGTGGCCGAGTCGGCGGGCAAAATGCTCTATGCCGACTACGTGGAGTCGGGCACCTACCCCGTGATCATGGCCAACAAGTTTGGCGGCGTGATTTTCCACGAAGCCTGCGGCCACCTGCTGGGCATCCCCCGCGAGGCGCGGGAGCCCTCGGCGATCTGGTAGGCCCGCAGGGCGTAGGTGACGCCGCGATCGCTGAAGAACAGCAGGTAGTCGTGGGTGTAGCAGGTGATGAAGTGCTGCACGCCATCGTCTTCCTTCATTTTGGCCCCGGCCTTGCCCCGAGTGGCGCGGCTCTGGGCCTCAAAGGTGGCCACGGGCATGCGTTTGATATAGCCCTGGTCGGTGACCAGAATCACCACCTGCTCGTTGGCGATCAGCGAAATGTCGGTGAGCTCCGCTGATCTAGATTCTCTATCTCCAAGACGCGATCCCATGGCTTGCCCTGAGCTTACCTCAGCCCCGCCAAATATTCTTTTTGTCAACCTGCGGAATGTCGGTTTTAGCCTCAAATCTTTTGAGCTATTGGCCATAGAAACCTTGTCGCCACTCAAGGGCCACACCAATAGTATCAGGCCTGCTTTTGAGGCTCAAAACGTCTGGCTTGCCACGACAGCAGGAGTTCGGCCATGGGGCGATCGCGCTTTTGTCAGAGGTCGATAGGTGATTTCCACCATTGCTTGGGCAAGGTTGCCTGATCAAACTATCCGAGGCGCGATCGCCAGTACCCTGGCCTCTGCTTGCCGTGGGTAACTGCCAAAATCAAAATAGAATCTGCCTCAACCATGTATAAAATGCTGTACGGAAATTTGCGAACTATACACCGCCTGATGCCTGGAGCAACGCTAGGATAACGGTTTGGGGCTTCTCGCAAGCGGTAGACAGCATTCTCAACCGCATCAATAAAAGCCTGTGCCAGGTCAACCCGCTGTTCGGCATAGTACTGGATAGCTTGTGAATATTCAGCCAGTGCCTCTGGATGAAAAACGTACTTCATTGATTCAGAAGATTTCTCGCTTGAGCAAGTGCTTCATCCCCAGGAATGGTTTGTACGGTGCCAGCCAAAATTTCATCCCGCCGCCTCTGGGCTTCAGCAATCCATTCGGCTTGAATAGCCCCATCTACTGTTTCTAAACTTGCCAACAACTCCTCCACAAGCTGAATTTTGAGATTGTCAGGAAGAGCAAGCGCTTCAGTCATTAATTGATCAATTGACATAGCTAATACCAATCCAATGTGAAGCGAGCGGAAAAACCAAAACTAGAATCATTGAGTAGCAAGGCTCTTAGGCGTTGGATTATGATCATCTTTATCAAATATTGGTATTACAGGTCATATAGCTCTTTAAACCAACTCACAAAGTTCTGAGCCTCTATGTGTGTTGGCTCCAGTATCCTTTCTGTAACGGCGTTGTGTAATTGTCTGCCTGGTGGAGATTGCCAAGCTAGCCAAGTATATATACAAGCCTTATCATAATGAGCCTCAATATAAGAGGCTCCTTTTCTTGAAGCCTCTTGGGATACTTCTTTCGCATACTCCCATAACAGTTGGCTAGTTGTAGGAATCATATATGTTAAAAAAGTCTCAAGCATGCCTTGAGTTTTATTGTCTGGCATGATCCAGACTCCAAATTTTATCCCAGAACCTGTAGTATGAATCAAGCCTGATTCCGGCAAATATTCAGGAATATCAGGAATGCTTTTCAGGCAAGCATTTCTAATACTCCCCCAACGCGCATCTAGATTATCATCAGCGTCTACAACCATACCTAAGGCTATCAAGCCAGAAGCTTTAAGTTCTGTGGAAATAAAATCTGTATTAATAAACCCATCGCTACCATAATCTTCTATATAAACAACTGCGTTGCTTGCTGATTCCCCCCAATCAACTCCGTTTGCCTCCATTAGTTTTGGAATTACTCTCTTGTCTTGACTTCCTTCAACAATTAGTTTCTTGGTTGTGTACTTACTTATCATTGCTATCGAACCTCAATGCCCCTTTTGGCAGCAATGACAATTTCTGACTCACTAAATGCAACGCTTACGCTTTGGTCTCGTTCTATTCTCTGAATTGTAATTCCATCCTCTGACAAGATATCTTGGTCAACGATGGTAGCTAAGCTAGTCCAGCAATCACTGCTATGTGTGGTCGCAAAAACTTGTACATCGAGTCTTTTCGCTGTTTCCCATATTAATTTCCACATATCGGACATTGCAGTAAAATGCAGGCCAGTATCAATTTCATCAACAAACAAAACACCGCTAGTTGAACTGACTGTTGATAGTGCGAGTCCTAGCATACGCCATATGCCATCTCCCATACTTCCAATAGGCACCCTTTGTTCACCATCAGACAAATTCACTACAAACCCTCCGCGTGCTTCGGAGCGACGAAACCTTTCAGATCCAAGTGATGCAATTCGCTCGATTCTAGGTTCGATAACTTGAAGAGCCTCCTGTACCAGATTTTCTTCAGGAGTTAGCACAATCTGCTCAAATAGCTCTATCGTCCTTTCAGATGTAAGTGCCGATGACGTGACGAACTGAGTTTTTGTGTCCAAGCCTTTTGCACGTCCTATTGGTCTTAACCGACGGATATAGTCTTCCGTTAACTTTCCATCGCTTGACAATGGTCGTTCCCAGGCATCTTGCTCATTTCCATAAAGCCATTTGATAGTAAGATCTAGGACATTGAAATCGTTTGGACTATCTTCAAAAACGTAATCGTCAAGCATTTTTAGCTGTTCACCATTGTCAGAAGTCTTTTCGTAAAGTCTTCTAAGTGGTCGCAACCCTACTTTTGCCGTGAGCTTTTCTAGTCTACTTTCACCTGTGCCTAACACTGAAAACTCGCTACCTGGTTCAATCTGATGCCCATGGAAAAGATGGCAAACATCTAGCTCCCTGTACCTTTTTCGTTCATCCCAGGAGTATTCACCTCGACTGACCATTGAATCTCTAAGGGGCTCAAGATTATTCCTCGAGCACAATAGTTGAATGGCCTCTAAAACTGATGTTTTTCCACTATTGTTAGTGCCTACTAACAAATTTAATCTGCCGAGATTACGAAGCTCGAAAGACTTGAAGCTACGAAAATTTTCGATTTTTATTTCTCTCAGCATTGTATTTTCGTCTTGCAGTACCAGTAATTGAATGAAACCTAAACGCTCTTTAATGCTGTGATATCCTCGTTAGTCTGATGCTATACCGCTAAGACAGTTAGTTGAGTGTTCTTTCTTGGAAAAATTATTGATAGAACCATATTAATAGCAACTAGATCATTCCTGGCGCAGCAGAAGGGAGTTAACCACCACCGCCACCGAGCTAAATGCCATCATGCCGCCTGCGGCGGCGGGGGTCAGGCTGACTCCGGCGGTGGGGAGCAGCACCCCTGCAGCGAGGGGGATCGCCACCAGGTTGTAGGCAAAGGCCCAGGCCAGGTTTTGGCGAATTTTGTTAAACGTAGCGCGGCTGAGAGTGAGGGTTTCGAGCAGGGCGGAGAGTTGGTCGCCCATAAGAATGACGTCGGCGGTTTCCATGGCGATGTCGGTGCCGGAGTGGAGGCTGATGCCGACATCGGCTTGAGCCAGGGCTGGGGCATCGTTGATGCCGTCGCCCATCAGCGCTACGGTGTGGCCACTGTCTTGGAGCTGGCGGATCGCATCGACTTTGCCCTGGGGGGAAACTTCGGCGGTGACCTGGTCGGGGTTGAGGTGGATCTGGGCGGCGATCGCACCCGCCACTTCCTTTCTATCCCCCGTCAGCACCCGCACCTGTAGCCCCTGGTCTTGCAGGTCTTTGACTACGGCGGCGGCATCGGGGCGGAGCTGATCGGCGATCGCAACCAATCCCACCACCGCATCCCCCAGCGCCACATACACCACCGTCTGCCCCGCTTCCGCCCGGGCCTTGGCCTGATCTTGCACGTCGGCATCCAACATCATTTCTCGCTCGATCATCCACTGCTGGTTGCCCAGGGCGCAGGGCTGTACGGTGTTTCGCCAGGTAACTTGAGCCGCGACGCCGAGACCGGGTTGAGTATCAAACTCATCGGCTTGCAGCAGATCCAGTTCTCGCGCTGCTGCTGCCTGGTGAATGGCCTTGGCCAGGGGGTGTTGGGTGCCGCTTTCAACGGTGGCGGCCAGTTGCACAATGTCGGCCTCACTCAGGTCATCCGTCAGAGCTTGCACCTCGGTAACGGCGGGCTGGCCCAGGGTGAGGGTGCCCGTCTTGTCGAACACCACCGTGTCGAGGTGAGCAATGGTTTCGAGGCTGTCGCCGCCGCGCAGCAGCAGACCCCGCTCGGCCCCCAGACCCGAGCCGACCAGAATGGCGGTGGGGGTGGCGAGGCCCAGGGCGCAGGGGCAGGCGACGACCATGACGGCGATCGCCAATTTTAGACTCACCAGCAGTGTTGAAGAGGTGTAGGTCATGGTGTGCCCCATGTGGGCCATACCCAGAGCCGAATGCATCACCTCTGGCCACTGGTGCAGACCGATGAAATACCAAAACAGGAATGTGAGGGTGGCTAAAGTCATCACCCCGTAGGTGAAGTAGCCCGAGATCACGTCCGCCAACCGCTGGATCGGGGCCTTGCGGCTCTGGGCGGTTTCCACCAGGCGAATCATTTGGGCCAGCACGGTATTCTGGCCGGTGCCCGTGACCTGGAGGGCGATCGCGCCACTCTGGTTCAGCGTGCCCGCCGTTACCCCGTCGCCAGGCTGCTTCAACACCGGCATCGACTCGCCGGTCAGCATCGACTCATCCACGGTGCTCTGGCCCGAAACTATCGTGCCGTCGGCGGGCACTTTTTCGCCGGGCAGCACCTGCACCCACTCGCCCACCTGGAGGCAGCGGGCGGGCACTTCGACCCCGGTTTGGGCGATCCCAGCGGTGGCGGGGTTGGAGATCAGTCGGGCCACGGCAGGCTGGAGTTCGACCAGCGATCGCAGCGCGTCCGCCGCCCGGTACCGCGCCCGCTGCTCCAGGGTGCGGCCCAGCAAAATAAACGCCAGCAACATCACCGGCTCGTCAAAAAAGCACTCCCAGCCCAGGCCGGAGAACACCAGGGCTACCACGCTGGCCAGGTAGGCGCTGACGCTGCCCAGGGCCACCAGGGTATTCATGTTAGGGGTCAGCCGCCGCAACCCGGTCCAGCCATCCACCAAGATCGCTCGGGCCGGAAATGCCAGCGTCACCGTGGCCAGTACAGCGTGGAACCACAGGTCGCTGAGCACGGGAACGGTCAGCCAGCCGAAGTGGTTGAGGTGGCCAATGGCGGAGAGAACCAGGAGGGCGATCGCCACCCCCAGCCGCCGCCCCTGCTGCTGCTGTTCGGCCCGCTTAGCTTCGACCCAGGCCGTCAGGTCGTCGCCATCGCCATCGCTGGTTCTCGGCGTCGCCCCAAACCCCGCCTGGGCCACCTGCTCCGCCAGGTAGTCCGCCGTTACCGCGCCAATCTTTGTTTCGACTACCGCCACCTCCGTCACCAGGTTGACCGTCGCCGATCGCACCCCTTCTACCTGAGCCAGGCGATTTTCCACCGCCCGCACACATCCAGCGCACTTCATGCCGCTGATGTTGAGCACCACGGTTTGACTGGGCGATGGTTCTAAGGCGGCGGAATCGGCGGATTGGGCAGGGAGAACTTGCATGGGGCGAAACGCTAGGTGCAGCAGTAGATCTAGCCTACCAAGCCCTTTTGACCTGTAGGCATCGGCTGATTGAGCTAAAAAACTATTTTGGCGCTAAATCGTTCGTCCTCTGCCAGGACAAAGCTATCCCTAAAAACCCTAAAAAATCAGGTGTTTGGAACCCTCGGCTACGCTCAGCTATGGCTCAAAAATCTCTGCCGCTGTAGCCCCGCGCAGGCTCCAGAAATTTGGGCAATGCTCACAAAGATCATAGAATCCAGTCATGGCCTCTACCTATAGGCATAGGGATATACCCCCAGGTAGATGCCTACGTAGCTCTGTATACATAGAATTGCTACGTAATGTAACGATCTCTGTTGGAGTTTACACAGCAGCCGTCCCGCGCGCATTGCCAAAAGCAAACAAGCCAGGAGCAACAAGCCATAATGAAATCCTCTTTAGTCATTCTCTATCACCGCGAACCCTACGACGAGGTCGTTGAAAACGGCAAAACCGTCTATCGCGAGAAAAAAAGTCCCAACGGCATTGTGCCGACCCTAAAAAGTTTTTTTGCCAACGCCGACAGCAGCACCTGGGTCGCCTGGAAGCAGGTGGCCGAAGATAAGCAAGAGAGCTTTGACGACCGCGTAACCATGGAAGGCTGGAGCGATCGCGCCGTCATCCGCCGCATTCCCCTCAGCGCTGAGCGGGTCAAAGATTTTTACTACATCACCGCCAAAGAGGCGATCTGGCCCATCCTCCACTCCTTCCCCGAGCACTTCACCTACGAAAGCTCCGACTGGGAAAACTTCAAGTACATCAACAAGCTGTTTGCCGAAGCCGCCTGCGAAGAGGCTGCCGACGACGCCCTGATCTGGATTCACGACTACAACCTGTGGCTGACGCCCTTCTACATTCGGCAAAAAATGCCCCATGTGAAGATCGCCTTCTTCCACCACACCCCCTTCCCCGCCGCCGATGTGTTCAACATTCTGCACTGGCGCGAGGCGATCGTTGACAGCCTGCTCTGCTGCGACCTGTGCGGTTTCCACATCCCCCGCTACGTCGAAAACTTCGTCTCCGCCGCCCGCAGCCTGCGCGATGTCAATATTGTTGAGCGCAAGCCCGTGCCCGAGGCCTTTACCCCCTTCGGCACCGCCCTGGCCGAACCCGACATGACTACCCGGCTCGAATACAAAGGCCGCGTGGTCAATGTAGACGCCTTCCCCGTGGGCACCAACCCCGGCTACATCCACGAGATGGTCAACAAGCCCTCGGTGCAGCAGCGCGTGGCCGAAATTCGCAACGACCTGGGCGACAACAAGATCATCGTCTCGGCGGGCCGGGTTGACTACGTGAAGGGCGCGAAAGAAATGCTGCTCTGCTTCGAGCGGCTGCTGGAGCGCCGCCCCGAGCTGCGCGGCAAGGTTAACTTGATTATGACCGCCGTCAAAGCCGCCGCCGGTATGCGGGTCTACCGCACCGCCCAGAGCGAAATCGAGCAGCTGGTGGGGCAGATCAACGGCAAATACTCCACCCTCACCTGGAACGCCATTCAGCTCTTTACCGAGCCGATTCCCTTTGACGACCTGATGGCGCTGTACAAAACCGCCGACATCGCCTGGATTCCGCCCCTGCGCGATGGCCTCAACCTGGTGGCTAAAGAATACATCGCGGCCCACGGCGGCGAAGATGGGGTGCTGGTGCTCTCTGAGTTCACCGGCTCGGCGGTGGAGCTGCCCGATGCTATTCTCACCAATCCCTACTCCGACCAGAACATGGACGATTGCATTGACCAGGCCCTGGCGATGTCGCCCGAGGAGCAGCGTCGCCGCATGACCACCATGCACAACGCCATCACCCAGTACGACGTGCAGCAGTGGGCCAACCACATGTTTAGGGAAGCCAATGCGATCGACATTGCGGAACCAGAAGGTGAACGGGAACTGGCGATCGCCTGACCTGTTCCAGATCCCAGGGTGATCCCAGGCTTTAGATCCCAGGGTTCTTCCCCAGATCTATCGGTCGCACCCACTGCCTCCGCAAAACCCTGGGATCTCCTCGCGCTATTGGACAGCCCCCTGTGTAGGAGGATCTCAACCCACCCAAGTTAAGACCTGTAGCTGAGGCGATCGCCACCCCTGGCCAATCAAAGCTGACTATACCCATGGCTATAGCGCCCAGTGGGTGGCGGGCAGTGCCCACCCTACCGTGGCTTTTTACCTCAGATCTCGCCTGAAGCCGATGCGTTAGGCTGCCAAGAGAAAGCATGCTGTCAGCAGTTGGGTCGTGCCAGTGCTGCGCCCAACGGTCTTAGTCCCTGTTTTCTCGCCCCCGTAAACCCCGACCTCCTCACTCCCATGCGTAACTTGCAACCCCTCACCACCCAACCCTTCGACCTGATCGTCATCGGCGGCGGCATCAACGGTGCCGCCACCGCACGGGACGGGGCCCTGCGCGGGCTGCGTACCCTGCTAGTTGAGAAAGGCGACTTTGGGAGCGGCACCACCAGCTGGTCGAGCCGCCTGATCCACGGGGGCTTGCGGTACCTGGAGTACTTCGAGTTTCACCTGGTGCGGGAGTCCCTGCACGAGCGGGAGGTGCTGCTGCGGCAAGCGCCCCACCTGGCCAAGCCCCTGCAAATGACGATTCCCATCTACCGCAGCGGCTCGCGCAGCTACCGCATCATTCAGGTGGGCATGGTGCTCTACGACGTGCTCAGCTACGACAAGTCGCTGCCCAACCACCGCATGCTGTCGCGCCCCAAGACCCGGCAGCTGTTTCGCGCCGTAGATGCCGACGACCTGGCCGGAGCCGCCCAGTACTACGACGCCCAGGCTGAGCACGCCGAGCGCCTCTGCTTTGAAAATGTCCTCGACGCTCAGCAGGCTGGGGCCACGGTTTTGAACTACGCCCAGGTGGAGGATATTCAGCTGCGAGATCGCCGGATTACCGGGTTGACCTGCCGCGATCTGCTCAGCGACGACACTTTTGAGGTGGCCACCCACGAGCAAACCGTGGTGGTCAATACCTCTGGCCCC from Leptolyngbya sp. KIOST-1 encodes:
- a CDS encoding DNA gyrase C-terminal beta-propeller domain-containing protein, with amino-acid sequence MGSRLGDRESRSAELTDISLIANEQVVILVTDQGYIKRMPVATFEAQSRATRGKAGAKMKEDDGVQHFITCYTHDYLLFFSDRGVTYALRAYQIAEGSRASRGMPSRWPQASWKITPPNLLAMITG
- a CDS encoding type II toxin-antitoxin system RelE/ParE family toxin encodes the protein MKYVFHPEALAEYSQAIQYYAEQRVDLAQAFIDAVENAVYRLREAPNRYPSVAPGIRRCIVRKFPYSILYMVEADSILILAVTHGKQRPGYWRSRLG
- a CDS encoding addiction module protein — translated: MSIDQLMTEALALPDNLKIQLVEELLASLETVDGAIQAEWIAEAQRRRDEILAGTVQTIPGDEALAQARNLLNQ
- a CDS encoding DUF3226 domain-containing protein yields the protein MISKYTTKKLIVEGSQDKRVIPKLMEANGVDWGESASNAVVYIEDYGSDGFINTDFISTELKASGLIALGMVVDADDNLDARWGSIRNACLKSIPDIPEYLPESGLIHTTGSGIKFGVWIMPDNKTQGMLETFLTYMIPTTSQLLWEYAKEVSQEASRKGASYIEAHYDKACIYTWLAWQSPPGRQLHNAVTERILEPTHIEAQNFVSWFKELYDL
- a CDS encoding AAA family ATPase: MLREIKIENFRSFKSFELRNLGRLNLLVGTNNSGKTSVLEAIQLLCSRNNLEPLRDSMVSRGEYSWDERKRYRELDVCHLFHGHQIEPGSEFSVLGTGESRLEKLTAKVGLRPLRRLYEKTSDNGEQLKMLDDYVFEDSPNDFNVLDLTIKWLYGNEQDAWERPLSSDGKLTEDYIRRLRPIGRAKGLDTKTQFVTSSALTSERTIELFEQIVLTPEENLVQEALQVIEPRIERIASLGSERFRRSEARGGFVVNLSDGEQRVPIGSMGDGIWRMLGLALSTVSSTSGVLFVDEIDTGLHFTAMSDMWKLIWETAKRLDVQVFATTHSSDCWTSLATIVDQDILSEDGITIQRIERDQSVSVAFSESEIVIAAKRGIEVR
- a CDS encoding heavy metal translocating P-type ATPase — protein: MQVLPAQSADSAALEPSPSQTVVLNISGMKCAGCVRAVENRLAQVEGVRSATVNLVTEVAVVETKIGAVTADYLAEQVAQAGFGATPRTSDGDGDDLTAWVEAKRAEQQQQGRRLGVAIALLVLSAIGHLNHFGWLTVPVLSDLWFHAVLATVTLAFPARAILVDGWTGLRRLTPNMNTLVALGSVSAYLASVVALVFSGLGWECFFDEPVMLLAFILLGRTLEQRARYRAADALRSLVELQPAVARLISNPATAGIAQTGVEVPARCLQVGEWVQVLPGEKVPADGTIVSGQSTVDESMLTGESMPVLKQPGDGVTAGTLNQSGAIALQVTGTGQNTVLAQMIRLVETAQSRKAPIQRLADVISGYFTYGVMTLATLTFLFWYFIGLHQWPEVMHSALGMAHMGHTMTYTSSTLLVSLKLAIAVMVVACPCALGLATPTAILVGSGLGAERGLLLRGGDSLETIAHLDTVVFDKTGTLTLGQPAVTEVQALTDDLSEADIVQLAATVESGTQHPLAKAIHQAAAARELDLLQADEFDTQPGLGVAAQVTWRNTVQPCALGNQQWMIEREMMLDADVQDQAKARAEAGQTVVYVALGDAVVGLVAIADQLRPDAAAVVKDLQDQGLQVRVLTGDRKEVAGAIAAQIHLNPDQVTAEVSPQGKVDAIRQLQDSGHTVALMGDGINDAPALAQADVGISLHSGTDIAMETADVILMGDQLSALLETLTLSRATFNKIRQNLAWAFAYNLVAIPLAAGVLLPTAGVSLTPAAAGGMMAFSSVAVVVNSLLLRQE
- the ggpS gene encoding glucosylglycerol-phosphate synthase, whose amino-acid sequence is MKSSLVILYHREPYDEVVENGKTVYREKKSPNGIVPTLKSFFANADSSTWVAWKQVAEDKQESFDDRVTMEGWSDRAVIRRIPLSAERVKDFYYITAKEAIWPILHSFPEHFTYESSDWENFKYINKLFAEAACEEAADDALIWIHDYNLWLTPFYIRQKMPHVKIAFFHHTPFPAADVFNILHWREAIVDSLLCCDLCGFHIPRYVENFVSAARSLRDVNIVERKPVPEAFTPFGTALAEPDMTTRLEYKGRVVNVDAFPVGTNPGYIHEMVNKPSVQQRVAEIRNDLGDNKIIVSAGRVDYVKGAKEMLLCFERLLERRPELRGKVNLIMTAVKAAAGMRVYRTAQSEIEQLVGQINGKYSTLTWNAIQLFTEPIPFDDLMALYKTADIAWIPPLRDGLNLVAKEYIAAHGGEDGVLVLSEFTGSAVELPDAILTNPYSDQNMDDCIDQALAMSPEEQRRRMTTMHNAITQYDVQQWANHMFREANAIDIAEPEGERELAIA